Proteins encoded within one genomic window of Geotalea daltonii FRC-32:
- a CDS encoding cytochrome c3 family protein → MKNHVWRPLYVALCIVALILIVRVVAVPKDFGVHDRGYMYGWYRLGNEKEWRNFKVKYKTSAYCMSCHSDIYEDLQRSPHARIMCEDCHGPALGHPDDPPTLTINRERKLCLRCHSYLPYKTSGRGKIRGVDPDTHNPEAECVLCHYPHNPVKEGSK, encoded by the coding sequence GTGAAAAACCATGTCTGGCGCCCTCTGTATGTGGCCCTCTGCATTGTTGCGCTGATCCTGATTGTCAGGGTGGTGGCCGTGCCGAAAGACTTCGGTGTTCACGACCGGGGGTACATGTACGGCTGGTATCGGCTGGGGAATGAAAAGGAATGGAGAAACTTCAAAGTCAAGTATAAGACCAGTGCTTACTGCATGAGCTGTCACAGTGATATTTATGAGGATCTGCAACGGTCCCCCCATGCGCGGATCATGTGCGAAGACTGCCACGGCCCTGCTCTCGGCCATCCCGATGATCCACCTACTCTGACCATAAACAGGGAGCGTAAGCTGTGTTTACGGTGCCATAGTTATCTTCCCTACAAGACAAGTGGCAGAGGGAAAATCCGTGGTGTCGATCCTGATACCCACAATCCTGAGGCTGAATGTGTGCTGTGTCATTATCCACACAATCCCGTGAAGGAGGGAAGCAAATGA